One Kineococcus endophyticus genomic region harbors:
- a CDS encoding rhamnulokinase — MSVHVAVDLGASSGRVMVGSAGPGVLGLEQVHRFANGPVPVAGSWFTDAVGLWQQVRTGLRAVARHTADASSVAVDTWAVDYGLLAADGTLLGTPRHYRDGRTDGVADRVHARVPAADLYRRNGLQHLPFTTLYQLVAEGRLLEVADRLLLLPDLFGHWLADVQGAEATNASTTGLADVRTGRWAPDLVDLAGIRPGLLPAVHDPGTVLGGLRREVLADSGLGAGTRLVAVGSHDTASAVVAVPAQDEAFAYIACGTWGLVGVELEEPVLTADSAAANFTNERGVDDRIRYLRNVMGLWVLQQCVAEWEAEPGQRGPVDLTALLAAAADVAPGGPLVDVDDPRLLPPGPMVARVRTLVEEAGGRAPAARAEVVRCVLESLAAAFARSVADAVRLSGRDVRVVHLVGGGARNGLLCRLTADACGLPVVAGPVEATALGNVLVQARAAGDLPGSLETLRALVRQTADLVTVPPRTGTALQHTNGGVS; from the coding sequence ATGTCCGTCCACGTCGCCGTGGACCTCGGGGCCTCCAGCGGCCGCGTCATGGTCGGCTCGGCCGGTCCCGGGGTCCTCGGTCTGGAGCAGGTCCACCGCTTCGCCAACGGCCCGGTGCCCGTGGCCGGGTCGTGGTTCACCGACGCCGTCGGCCTCTGGCAGCAGGTCCGGACGGGCCTGCGCGCCGTCGCCCGGCACACCGCGGACGCGTCCTCGGTCGCCGTCGACACCTGGGCCGTCGACTACGGGCTGCTCGCAGCCGACGGGACGCTGTTGGGCACACCCCGGCACTACCGCGACGGCCGCACGGACGGCGTGGCCGACCGGGTCCACGCCCGGGTCCCCGCGGCGGACCTGTACCGCCGCAACGGTCTGCAGCACCTGCCCTTCACGACGCTGTACCAGCTCGTGGCCGAGGGCCGGCTGCTGGAAGTGGCCGACCGGCTGCTGCTCCTGCCGGACCTCTTCGGGCACTGGCTGGCCGACGTGCAGGGGGCCGAGGCGACCAACGCGTCCACGACGGGGTTGGCGGACGTCCGCACCGGCCGCTGGGCGCCCGACCTCGTCGACCTCGCCGGCATCCGTCCCGGGTTGCTGCCCGCGGTCCACGACCCCGGCACGGTCCTGGGCGGGCTGCGACGCGAGGTCCTGGCCGACTCCGGGCTCGGTGCGGGGACGCGGCTCGTGGCGGTCGGCTCCCACGACACCGCCTCGGCCGTCGTCGCCGTCCCCGCCCAGGACGAGGCCTTCGCCTACATCGCCTGCGGCACGTGGGGCCTGGTCGGGGTCGAGCTGGAGGAACCGGTCCTGACGGCGGACTCCGCCGCCGCGAACTTCACCAACGAGCGCGGCGTCGACGACCGGATCCGCTACCTGCGCAACGTCATGGGCCTGTGGGTCCTGCAGCAGTGCGTCGCGGAGTGGGAGGCCGAACCCGGTCAGCGCGGTCCGGTCGACCTCACCGCGCTGCTCGCCGCGGCCGCCGACGTCGCCCCCGGCGGGCCGCTCGTCGACGTCGACGACCCGCGGCTGCTGCCGCCCGGCCCGATGGTCGCTCGGGTGCGCACCCTCGTCGAGGAGGCGGGCGGACGTGCCCCCGCCGCCCGCGCGGAGGTCGTGCGCTGCGTGCTGGAGAGCCTGGCCGCCGCCTTCGCCCGGTCGGTCGCCGACGCCGTCCGGCTGTCCGGCCGGGACGTCCGCGTCGTCCACCTCGTCGGTGGCGGGGCCAGGAACGGCCTGCTGTGCCGGCTCACGGCCGACGCCTGCGGGCTGCCGGTGGTCGCCGGCCCGGTGGAGGCGACGGCCCTGGGGAACGTCCTCGTCCAGGCGCGCGCCGCCGGCGACCTGCCGGGGTCGCTGGAGACCCTGCGCGCCCTGGTGCGGCAGACTGCCGACCTGGTGACGGTCCCACCCCGCACCGGTACCGCACTGCAGCACACCAACGGAGGAGTGTCGTGA
- a CDS encoding alpha-hydroxy acid oxidase, whose product MKRQAPNPRELLDLVGFKKPQLDGRKRRLDAALTIEDLRLIAKRRTPRAAFDYTDGSAEGEISLARARQAFSDVEFHPSILRDVSKVDTSTTIWGGPAALPFGIAPTGFTRLMQTEGEEAGAGAAGAAGIPFTLSTLGTTTIEGVKAANPTGRNWFQLYVMRKREISYGLVERAAAAGFDTLMFTVDTPIAGARLRDKRNGFSIPPQLTVSTVLDTATRPGWWFDFLTTRKLEFASLTETGGTVGELLDYAMDPSIDYDDLAEIRGMWPGKLVVKGVQNVEDSRRLADLGVDGIVLSNHGGRQLDRAPIPFHLLPQVVREVGRDTEVAVDTGIMNGADVVASIAMGARFTLVGRAYLYGLMAGGRAGVDRAIAILSDQVVRTMKLLQVTSVEELTPAHVTQLQRLAPRPLGS is encoded by the coding sequence GTGAAGCGCCAGGCCCCGAACCCCCGCGAACTGCTGGACCTCGTCGGGTTCAAGAAGCCGCAGCTCGACGGCCGCAAGCGCCGCCTGGACGCCGCACTGACCATCGAGGACCTGCGGCTCATCGCCAAGCGCCGGACGCCGCGGGCCGCCTTCGACTACACCGACGGCTCCGCCGAGGGCGAGATCTCGCTCGCCCGGGCCCGGCAGGCCTTCAGCGACGTGGAGTTCCACCCCTCGATCCTGCGCGACGTCTCGAAGGTCGACACGTCCACGACGATCTGGGGCGGGCCGGCCGCCCTGCCGTTCGGCATCGCGCCCACCGGGTTCACCCGCCTCATGCAGACCGAGGGCGAGGAGGCCGGCGCGGGCGCCGCCGGGGCCGCGGGCATCCCCTTCACCCTCTCGACCCTGGGCACCACGACCATCGAGGGCGTCAAGGCCGCCAACCCGACGGGCCGGAACTGGTTCCAGCTCTACGTCATGCGCAAGCGGGAGATCTCCTACGGCCTCGTCGAGCGCGCCGCGGCCGCCGGGTTCGACACCCTGATGTTCACGGTCGACACCCCGATCGCCGGGGCCCGCCTGCGCGACAAGCGCAACGGGTTCTCCATCCCCCCGCAGCTGACGGTCTCCACCGTCCTGGACACCGCCACCCGTCCGGGCTGGTGGTTCGACTTCCTCACCACCCGCAAGCTCGAGTTCGCCTCCCTCACCGAGACCGGCGGCACGGTCGGGGAACTGCTCGACTACGCGATGGACCCCTCGATCGACTACGACGACCTCGCCGAGATCCGCGGCATGTGGCCCGGCAAGCTCGTCGTCAAGGGCGTCCAGAACGTCGAGGACTCCCGCCGCCTGGCCGACCTCGGCGTCGACGGGATCGTCCTGTCCAACCACGGCGGGCGGCAGCTGGACCGCGCGCCCATCCCGTTCCACCTCCTGCCGCAGGTGGTGCGCGAGGTCGGCCGCGACACCGAGGTCGCCGTGGACACGGGGATCATGAACGGGGCCGACGTCGTCGCCTCGATCGCGATGGGCGCGCGCTTCACGCTCGTCGGCCGTGCCTACCTCTACGGTCTGATGGCCGGGGGCCGGGCCGGGGTGGACCGCGCCATCGCGATCCTGTCCGACCAGGTCGTCCGCACCATGAAGCTGCTGCAGGTGACGAGCGTGGAGGAGCTGACCCCCGCCCACGTCACTCAGCTGCAGCGGCTGGCCCCCCGCCCGCTCGGGAGCTGA
- a CDS encoding NCS2 family permease, giving the protein MAVTAAPSALDRWFEISARGSTVGREVRGGLATFFTMAYIVVLNPLIIGTQPDSTGHYLGGGTSPNLAAVAAGTALVAGVVTLLMGAVANYPLALATGLGLNAFLAFGVAKLPGMTWPDAMGLVVIEGLLILVLVLTGLRQAVFRAVPAPLKTAISVGIGLFITIVGLVDAGFVRAGSGTPLELGIGGFLAGWPTLVFVVGLVLILVLMARGVRGAILGGIVVATALALVVEAVAHLGPRTGADGSVANPRAWGLNVPALPDSWIDTPDFATLGHFSLLGSFERIGWVTVVLLVFTLMLADFFDTMGTVVAIGAEGDLLDENGNPPRMKRILVVDSLAAAAGGAGGVSSNTSFIESATGVGEGARTGLASVVTGIAFLLTTFLAPIVSIVPYEAATPALVVVGFLMMTQVKGIDWADFEIAVPAFLTIVLMPFTYSISAGIGAGFVAFVLLKVARGRARAVHPVMWVVAALFVVYFAIDPIKQVLGVA; this is encoded by the coding sequence GGCCGCGAGGTCCGCGGGGGGCTGGCGACGTTCTTCACGATGGCCTACATCGTCGTGCTGAACCCGCTCATCATCGGCACCCAGCCGGACAGCACGGGGCACTACCTCGGTGGGGGCACCTCCCCGAACCTCGCGGCCGTCGCCGCCGGGACCGCCCTCGTCGCGGGCGTGGTCACCCTGCTCATGGGGGCCGTCGCGAACTACCCGCTCGCCCTCGCGACGGGGCTGGGGCTCAACGCCTTCCTGGCCTTCGGCGTGGCCAAGCTGCCGGGCATGACGTGGCCCGACGCGATGGGCCTCGTCGTCATCGAGGGCCTGCTGATCCTCGTGCTGGTCCTCACCGGGCTGCGCCAGGCCGTGTTCCGCGCCGTGCCGGCCCCGCTCAAGACGGCCATCAGCGTGGGCATCGGGCTGTTCATCACGATCGTCGGCCTCGTCGACGCCGGGTTCGTCCGTGCCGGGAGCGGCACACCGCTCGAGCTGGGCATCGGCGGGTTCCTCGCCGGCTGGCCCACCCTCGTCTTCGTCGTCGGGCTCGTCCTCATCCTCGTGCTCATGGCCCGCGGCGTCCGCGGGGCGATCCTCGGCGGGATCGTGGTCGCGACCGCGCTCGCCCTCGTCGTCGAGGCCGTCGCGCACCTGGGTCCGCGCACGGGTGCGGACGGCTCGGTCGCCAACCCGCGCGCCTGGGGCCTCAACGTCCCCGCGCTGCCGGACTCCTGGATCGACACCCCGGACTTCGCGACGCTGGGGCACTTCTCGCTCCTGGGGTCCTTCGAGCGCATCGGCTGGGTGACCGTCGTGCTGCTCGTCTTCACCCTCATGCTGGCCGACTTCTTCGACACCATGGGCACCGTCGTCGCCATCGGCGCCGAGGGCGACCTGCTCGACGAGAACGGCAACCCCCCGCGCATGAAGCGCATCCTCGTCGTCGACTCCCTGGCCGCGGCGGCCGGCGGTGCGGGCGGCGTCTCGAGCAACACCAGCTTCATCGAGTCGGCCACCGGCGTCGGCGAGGGGGCCCGCACAGGCCTGGCCAGCGTCGTCACCGGCATCGCGTTCCTGCTGACGACGTTCCTGGCGCCGATCGTCTCGATCGTCCCCTACGAGGCCGCGACCCCCGCGCTCGTCGTCGTCGGGTTCCTCATGATGACCCAGGTCAAGGGCATCGACTGGGCCGACTTCGAGATCGCCGTCCCGGCGTTCCTGACGATCGTCCTCATGCCGTTCACGTACTCGATCAGCGCGGGCATCGGGGCGGGGTTCGTCGCCTTCGTCCTGCTGAAGGTCGCCCGCGGCCGCGCCCGCGCGGTGCACCCGGTCATGTGGGTCGTGGCGGCGCTGTTCGTCGTCTACTTCGCGATCGACCCGATCAAGCAGGTCCTCGGCGTCGCCTGA